In one window of Paraflavitalea soli DNA:
- a CDS encoding SusC/RagA family TonB-linked outer membrane protein: MTTPLSKNGRPLRVLGLFLISNLVAIMAMAQVTISGKVTGPGEQALNGISVSVKNTTFGTATDAAGNFSLTAPLKPGTYTLAFSGVGFKAVERTLQIGSATTYTQQVTLVEDALGLDEVIVTGTSAGTTRKQVGSYISTLKADDLNKGATSNVLAALQGKTAGAQIIQNSGDPAGGISVRLRGISSVNSSSEPLYIVDGVIVNNATNRVTNTQNTYDAPNAATNNTGGNLFVGTVGQSRMADINPADIERVEVLNGAAAAAIYGSRANAGVVQIFTKRGSTGAPVVSFSTGLMVSSLRKKLDVNQAPIKFGGPTDGPGALTQDLITAVGGVLPTNTTPVTRYDYQDYIFRTALGTDNNVSVSGGKDKTKYYASASYFFNQGIIKNTDYKRFSFRMNLDQELTKWASMSVGLNYINSNANEKPDGNSFFSPMNAVTILGNFHDIWKRDALGNLQAVGERGRINPVSVIEDFKQKQETNRLIASAAIKLRPMKGLTIDYTLGIDNYAQRGTTLMPPFTYNASTAFFGGGPDLSASLNGYASAANNNFFQINHELNGTYQFDISDNITSTTQAGYSVQYEKNGYTLSHGRGLAPFVETVNAAATILPGSDERTEFSVSGVYLQQNFKFNNQLFLTGAVRMDGSSVFGEDQRNQVYLKASGSYVLSESEFWNKLSLSKWWNLAKIRVAYGESGNLTGITPYARFNGYNAVAFLGRSAIFSNTQYVDPDIKPERQKELEFGTDLSFFNNRLGLQFNYYIKKVNDLLISRVIAPSNGYASYLSNLGSLRNKGFEVVLTGTPVKNKDWRWDITAIYNHNRNEALKIGQALTLLSTNAGAPVAILEGEPIGVFYGAFFARDANGNQIKNATGLPLQERGTQNGPLNYTTQRDANGLPTGTPLRKVVGDPNPDYTASIINEVSYKKFGLRVQFDAVQGVDVWNADFRTRQGVGNGKVAEQEYLGQVPRGYINSVYQIDEWRVDDGSFVKLREISLSYRFGKVKVFSDLTVSASGRNLISWDDYKGYDPEVTSGGQSTVLRGIDFGTVPIPRTFSISVAAKF, translated from the coding sequence ATGACGACACCTCTAAGTAAGAATGGCCGGCCCCTCCGGGTCCTGGGCCTGTTCCTGATCAGCAACCTGGTGGCCATCATGGCTATGGCACAGGTTACCATCAGCGGTAAGGTCACCGGGCCAGGCGAGCAAGCCCTCAACGGCATTTCAGTATCGGTCAAAAATACCACCTTTGGTACCGCCACCGATGCCGCCGGCAATTTCAGTTTAACCGCTCCACTCAAACCCGGCACGTACACATTGGCATTTTCGGGCGTGGGATTCAAGGCCGTCGAACGCACCCTGCAGATCGGCAGCGCCACCACCTACACCCAACAGGTCACCCTCGTAGAAGATGCACTCGGCCTCGATGAAGTGATCGTGACCGGCACCTCCGCAGGCACCACCCGCAAGCAGGTAGGTAGCTACATCAGCACCCTCAAAGCAGATGACCTCAACAAAGGCGCTACCAGCAATGTACTGGCCGCCTTACAAGGCAAGACCGCCGGCGCTCAGATCATTCAGAACTCCGGCGACCCCGCAGGAGGCATCTCTGTAAGACTGCGCGGTATTAGTTCCGTCAACAGCTCTTCCGAACCTTTATATATTGTAGATGGTGTCATCGTCAACAACGCTACCAACCGCGTTACCAATACCCAAAACACTTACGATGCTCCCAATGCCGCCACCAACAATACCGGGGGCAACCTCTTTGTAGGTACCGTTGGTCAAAGCCGCATGGCCGATATCAACCCCGCCGATATCGAACGCGTGGAAGTATTGAACGGCGCAGCCGCCGCCGCTATCTACGGTTCAAGAGCCAATGCCGGTGTAGTGCAGATCTTCACCAAAAGAGGCAGCACCGGCGCACCCGTGGTGAGTTTCTCCACCGGTCTTATGGTTAGCAGCTTACGCAAAAAACTCGATGTCAACCAGGCCCCCATTAAGTTTGGCGGACCAACCGATGGCCCCGGTGCATTAACCCAGGACCTCATCACCGCAGTAGGTGGCGTCCTGCCCACCAATACCACCCCCGTCACCCGCTACGATTACCAGGACTATATCTTCCGCACCGCCCTCGGTACCGACAACAACGTATCCGTCAGCGGAGGAAAGGACAAAACAAAATATTACGCTTCCGCTTCCTATTTCTTCAACCAGGGTATTATTAAGAATACCGATTACAAGCGCTTCAGCTTCCGCATGAACCTCGATCAGGAGCTCACCAAATGGGCCAGCATGAGCGTTGGCCTGAATTACATCAACAGCAACGCCAATGAAAAGCCCGATGGCAATTCATTTTTCTCCCCCATGAACGCCGTCACCATCCTTGGTAATTTCCACGACATCTGGAAACGCGATGCCCTTGGCAATTTACAGGCAGTAGGCGAACGCGGCCGCATCAATCCCGTATCCGTGATCGAAGATTTTAAACAAAAGCAGGAAACAAACCGCCTCATCGCCAGCGCTGCTATTAAGTTGAGACCCATGAAAGGATTGACCATCGATTATACCCTGGGTATCGACAACTATGCACAGCGTGGCACCACATTGATGCCGCCGTTTACATATAATGCCAGCACTGCGTTCTTTGGCGGAGGTCCCGACCTTTCAGCATCACTCAATGGTTATGCCAGCGCTGCCAATAATAATTTCTTCCAGATCAACCACGAGTTGAACGGTACCTATCAGTTCGATATCAGCGATAATATTACCAGCACCACCCAGGCCGGTTATTCCGTGCAGTATGAAAAGAATGGATATACCCTGTCACATGGCAGGGGACTCGCGCCTTTCGTGGAAACCGTCAATGCCGCTGCTACTATATTGCCCGGCTCAGATGAACGTACCGAATTCTCCGTGTCCGGCGTTTACCTGCAACAGAATTTTAAGTTCAATAACCAATTGTTCCTCACAGGCGCCGTTCGTATGGATGGCTCCTCTGTATTCGGCGAAGATCAGCGCAACCAGGTCTACCTCAAAGCAAGCGGTAGCTATGTGTTGTCAGAATCAGAGTTCTGGAACAAACTATCCCTGTCCAAATGGTGGAACCTCGCCAAAATAAGGGTCGCCTACGGCGAATCCGGCAACCTTACCGGCATCACCCCTTATGCCCGGTTCAATGGATACAATGCAGTCGCCTTCCTCGGCCGTAGCGCTATCTTCAGCAACACCCAGTATGTTGATCCCGACATCAAGCCCGAGCGCCAAAAGGAGCTCGAATTTGGTACCGACCTTTCCTTTTTCAACAACAGGTTGGGCCTTCAGTTCAACTACTATATTAAAAAAGTGAATGACCTGCTTATTAGCCGTGTCATCGCTCCTAGCAACGGTTATGCCAGCTACCTCTCCAACCTGGGTTCACTCCGCAACAAAGGTTTCGAAGTAGTACTCACCGGCACACCCGTCAAGAACAAAGACTGGCGTTGGGATATAACAGCCATCTACAACCACAACCGCAATGAAGCCCTTAAAATAGGACAGGCATTGACCTTACTGAGCACCAATGCCGGCGCACCCGTTGCCATCCTCGAAGGTGAACCCATTGGTGTATTCTATGGTGCCTTCTTCGCACGCGATGCTAATGGCAACCAGATAAAAAATGCAACAGGATTACCCCTCCAGGAAAGAGGTACACAGAACGGCCCATTGAATTATACCACCCAGCGTGATGCCAATGGCCTGCCAACAGGTACCCCATTACGCAAAGTGGTGGGCGACCCCAATCCCGATTACACCGCCTCCATCATCAATGAAGTAAGCTATAAGAAGTTTGGCCTGCGCGTACAGTTCGATGCCGTACAGGGTGTCGATGTATGGAATGCAGATTTCAGAACAAGGCAGGGCGTAGGCAATGGTAAGGTAGCCGAGCAGGAATACCTGGGCCAGGTGCCCCGCGGATACATCAACAGCGTATACCAGATAGACGAATGGCGCGTGGATGATGGTTCCTTTGTGAAGCTGCGCGAGATCTCATTGAGCTACCGCTTCGGCAAGGTGAAAGTGTTCAGCGACCTCACCGTGAGCGCCAGCGGCCGCAACCTGATCTCCTGGGATGATTACAAAGGATACGATCCCGAAGTAACATCCGGTGGGCAAAGTACTGTTTTGCGTGGTATTGATTTCGGAACAGTGCCCATTCCACGCACCTTCAGTATTTCCGTGGCAGCTAAATTCTAA
- a CDS encoding mandelate racemase/muconate lactonizing enzyme family protein, whose protein sequence is MSNSRRSFLSKAAIAAAMSPLAALNSFGSQYETAIGNTPKPSAPSDLKITDIKCGYIRGSLFVKIYSNQDIWGCGEGVDAIPGTYHLVKNFGERIKGKNPLNVHRLFEDIRKSGFFQGAQSGMYVAVLSAIEAALWDLAGKALRLPVYQLLGGKFRDKVRVYCDTALYQRNLPTPADFAEAAKKAKQMGFNAIKFDLDQANDPNKYDFYNWTASPAELQRMYDQLAAAREAVGPNIDICADMHGRYDAVTAQAIAKRLEPLNLMWLEEPIPAENVEAYKLITESTSTPICAGENHYLAYGFRRMLELGAVDIVMPDLQKCGGLGEGQRIANLANLYYVPFAPHMVASFLGAMACAHVCAAVPNFMIMEWQSYFHTQPMFKEIVTYDGEWVKDSFITVSEKPGIGVEINEAGMKKYAIPGVPFFE, encoded by the coding sequence ATGTCAAATTCCCGCAGATCATTCTTATCCAAGGCCGCCATCGCCGCCGCCATGTCTCCCCTGGCGGCCCTCAACAGTTTCGGCAGCCAATACGAAACCGCTATCGGCAATACCCCAAAACCCTCCGCTCCCTCCGACCTAAAGATCACCGATATCAAATGCGGTTATATCCGCGGCAGCCTGTTTGTTAAGATATACTCCAACCAGGATATCTGGGGATGTGGCGAGGGCGTGGATGCCATTCCCGGCACCTATCACCTCGTGAAGAATTTCGGGGAACGCATCAAGGGAAAGAACCCGTTAAATGTACACAGGCTGTTTGAGGACATCCGCAAGTCAGGCTTCTTCCAGGGAGCCCAGTCTGGGATGTACGTGGCTGTATTGTCTGCTATTGAAGCAGCCTTGTGGGATCTGGCAGGTAAGGCCCTGCGCCTGCCTGTGTACCAGTTGTTGGGTGGCAAGTTCCGCGATAAGGTACGGGTGTATTGCGATACCGCGTTGTACCAGCGCAACCTGCCTACGCCCGCCGACTTTGCCGAAGCCGCGAAGAAAGCAAAGCAGATGGGTTTCAATGCCATCAAGTTCGACCTCGACCAGGCCAATGATCCCAACAAATATGATTTCTACAACTGGACTGCCAGTCCAGCCGAGTTGCAGCGCATGTATGATCAGCTGGCCGCTGCCCGCGAGGCCGTAGGTCCCAATATTGATATTTGTGCTGATATGCATGGGCGATATGATGCCGTCACTGCCCAGGCCATTGCGAAAAGGCTGGAACCTTTGAACCTCATGTGGCTGGAGGAGCCGATCCCGGCCGAGAATGTAGAAGCTTACAAGTTGATCACCGAATCCACCAGTACCCCCATCTGTGCCGGCGAGAACCATTACCTGGCTTATGGTTTCCGGAGAATGTTGGAGCTGGGCGCTGTGGATATCGTGATGCCCGACCTCCAAAAATGCGGTGGGCTGGGCGAAGGACAGCGCATCGCCAACCTGGCCAATTTATACTATGTTCCTTTTGCCCCGCATATGGTTGCTTCCTTCCTCGGCGCCATGGCCTGTGCGCATGTATGCGCCGCCGTGCCCAACTTCATGATCATGGAATGGCAATCTTACTTCCACACCCAGCCCATGTTCAAGGAGATCGTAACTTATGATGGTGAGTGGGTGAAGGATAGCTTTATCACCGTATCCGAAAAACCAGGCATCGGTGTGGAGATCAATGAAGCGGGCATGAAGAAATATGCGATACCGGGAGTGCCTTTTTTTGAGTAG
- a CDS encoding bile acid:sodium symporter family protein — MSLQQQHQWGGWLLLLFFFSLALAFRQHRLLKGLSYTLMVMAVVSLAMYYPQHFKTYRGFKLSDLIIPLLQIIMFGMGTELSLKDFANVVRMPKGIIVGVVCHYIIMPLVGFSLAYLFNFPPEIAAGIILVGCCPSGLASNVMCYLAKGNLALSVSVTTVSTMVAPFLTPLLMRLLGGSFVAIDFWGMVWDITKIVILPVAAGLAFHYLIHGKFKWLDKAMPLVSMAGIGIILTIITAAGRDNLLKVGALLLIATILHNVLGYIMGYWSARLLRFHERDCRTIALEVGMQNAGLASGLALAMGKLSTAGLAPAIFGPVMNISGSSLASWWHNHPPKEDEQAVTKSLST; from the coding sequence TTGTCTCTGCAGCAGCAACACCAATGGGGAGGCTGGTTATTACTCTTGTTCTTCTTCAGCCTCGCTTTGGCCTTCCGCCAACACCGTTTGTTGAAAGGCCTTTCTTATACCTTGATGGTGATGGCTGTCGTAAGCCTGGCCATGTATTATCCCCAGCATTTCAAAACCTATCGAGGCTTTAAGCTCTCGGATCTTATCATCCCTCTCTTGCAGATTATCATGTTTGGCATGGGCACCGAATTAAGCCTCAAAGATTTTGCCAACGTCGTCCGCATGCCCAAGGGTATTATCGTTGGCGTGGTATGCCATTATATCATCATGCCCCTGGTCGGGTTTTCCCTGGCCTACCTGTTCAACTTTCCGCCCGAGATCGCTGCCGGTATTATACTGGTGGGTTGCTGTCCCAGCGGACTGGCCTCCAATGTCATGTGTTACCTCGCCAAGGGCAACCTGGCATTGTCCGTATCCGTCACTACCGTTTCTACCATGGTGGCACCGTTCTTAACCCCCTTGCTCATGCGCTTGCTGGGCGGCAGTTTTGTGGCCATTGATTTCTGGGGTATGGTATGGGACATTACCAAGATCGTGATCCTGCCCGTGGCAGCTGGTCTGGCATTTCATTACCTCATACACGGCAAATTCAAATGGCTGGATAAAGCCATGCCCCTCGTATCCATGGCCGGCATTGGTATTATCCTTACCATCATTACTGCGGCGGGTAGAGACAACCTGTTGAAGGTAGGCGCCCTCTTGCTCATCGCCACTATCCTGCACAATGTACTCGGTTATATTATGGGTTATTGGTCTGCCAGGCTATTGCGTTTTCACGAAAGAGACTGCCGCACCATTGCCCTCGAAGTGGGGATGCAGAATGCCGGACTCGCTTCCGGCCTGGCCCTGGCCATGGGTAAACTGTCCACTGCCGGCCTCGCCCCTGCCATCTTTGGCCCTGTGATGAACATCAGCGGTTCTTCCCTCGCCAGTTGGTGGCACAACCATCCACCGAAGGAAGACGAACAGGCCGTAACGAAAAGCCTGTCTACATAA
- a CDS encoding tetratricopeptide repeat-containing sensor histidine kinase — MKILSLFMAMVCFFFTGYGQYIDGDEMVGADEIPGLVKQLDKELPAEQKAAVLIKIGLGYLYKAGEAKADLDSTLYYARAARALGEQLGRVRFVNESLLLMGMVDLERRDMAGAKKMLAVLDDSSQLKLLLYISITYVNEMPVVREDHSLLDSGGHYAEAAVRLALKIKMRQKTALQRLEQVAIQYSTRHERGLAEKYYLLAEQYGKGGSYPSKARTLGNLSRIYSDEGNFYKALSYGINAEKALTKDSDVEDLSLINTTLASLYTTQEKYEQALVYGGRMLAEPDKYRYYVFIYAIANSYCNNLRKLHRTKEILPFLQKFKEACPLQEYYDHIFYHLALGNGYKDMGQYDRAEQHFLASIRYADSAHYTASVVYFNLGSLYQQMNEHTKALAAFKTAEKGLTNEVMQASNLSYIAQSAAALGDYRDAYGYLVKSKGISDSIYVVSKEKVLQELEVEYQTQKKEAALQGAMEQARVRKQVTIIIISLLAVIIGLLIWLFWSKLQSNKVITGKNVQLEQLVKDKSWLLKEMHHRVKNNLHTIMNLLEFQSAYLHDDALAAIKNSQSRIFSMSLIHQQLYQTDEDVKTIDMGVYIPELVSYLKECFGMDGHCVVVMDMDPALVLPVEEAVPLGLIINEGVTNSMKYAFKKGEQGEIHISLKATEASAYELLLADNGKGLDADFDVDTAGSLGFQLIKGLSEQLGAQLEIVNEGGVKIRVSGILVKGNEATRQ; from the coding sequence ATGAAGATATTATCGCTGTTTATGGCTATGGTCTGCTTTTTCTTTACGGGCTATGGGCAATATATTGATGGGGATGAAATGGTGGGTGCGGATGAGATACCTGGCCTGGTGAAACAGTTGGACAAGGAGCTGCCGGCGGAACAAAAGGCAGCTGTGTTGATAAAGATCGGCCTGGGTTACCTGTATAAAGCGGGGGAGGCCAAGGCTGACCTGGACAGTACGCTGTATTATGCGCGGGCGGCCAGGGCGCTCGGTGAGCAGCTTGGCAGGGTCCGGTTTGTCAATGAATCGCTGCTGTTGATGGGGATGGTGGACCTGGAGCGGAGAGATATGGCGGGGGCGAAAAAAATGCTGGCTGTGCTGGATGACAGCAGCCAGCTTAAATTGCTGCTATATATCAGTATCACGTATGTGAATGAGATGCCTGTGGTACGGGAGGATCATTCGCTGCTGGATTCGGGCGGTCATTATGCGGAAGCGGCTGTACGGCTGGCCTTGAAAATCAAGATGCGTCAGAAGACTGCGCTGCAGCGGCTGGAACAGGTAGCGATACAATATAGTACCCGGCATGAAAGGGGGCTGGCTGAAAAGTATTATTTATTAGCGGAACAATATGGCAAAGGCGGGAGTTATCCTTCGAAAGCGCGCACGCTTGGTAATCTAAGCAGGATCTATTCGGATGAAGGCAATTTCTACAAGGCATTGAGCTATGGGATCAACGCAGAAAAAGCATTGACGAAGGATAGTGATGTGGAAGACCTTTCGCTGATCAATACGACGCTGGCCAGTTTGTATACGACGCAGGAAAAGTATGAGCAGGCGCTTGTGTATGGGGGCAGGATGCTGGCGGAGCCTGACAAGTACCGGTATTATGTGTTCATCTATGCGATCGCAAACAGTTATTGTAATAATTTAAGAAAGTTGCACCGCACGAAAGAGATACTGCCTTTCTTACAAAAATTTAAAGAAGCGTGTCCGTTACAAGAGTATTATGATCATATCTTTTACCATTTGGCGCTTGGGAATGGGTACAAGGATATGGGGCAATATGATAGGGCTGAACAGCATTTCCTGGCATCGATCAGGTATGCTGATTCGGCGCATTACACGGCATCGGTGGTGTATTTCAACCTGGGATCGTTGTACCAGCAAATGAATGAACATACAAAGGCATTGGCAGCTTTTAAAACGGCGGAGAAAGGATTGACGAATGAAGTGATGCAGGCGAGTAATTTGTCGTATATCGCGCAGAGCGCGGCTGCGCTGGGTGATTACCGGGATGCGTATGGTTACCTGGTGAAAAGTAAAGGGATCTCGGATTCGATCTATGTGGTGAGCAAAGAAAAAGTGCTGCAGGAGCTGGAAGTGGAATACCAGACGCAGAAAAAGGAAGCGGCGCTGCAGGGGGCGATGGAACAGGCCCGGGTGCGGAAGCAGGTGACGATCATCATTATCTCGTTACTGGCGGTTATCATAGGCCTGCTTATCTGGTTGTTTTGGTCGAAGCTACAATCGAACAAAGTGATCACGGGGAAGAATGTGCAATTGGAGCAGTTGGTGAAGGATAAGAGCTGGCTGTTGAAAGAGATGCACCATCGGGTGAAGAACAACCTGCATACGATCATGAACCTGCTGGAATTTCAATCGGCGTATTTGCATGATGATGCGCTGGCGGCGATCAAGAACTCGCAATCGCGGATCTTTTCGATGTCGCTTATTCACCAGCAACTGTATCAAACGGATGAAGATGTGAAGACGATCGATATGGGGGTGTATATACCGGAGCTGGTGTCTTATCTGAAAGAATGCTTTGGTATGGATGGTCATTGTGTTGTGGTTATGGATATGGACCCGGCTTTGGTGCTGCCTGTGGAGGAAGCAGTGCCGCTGGGGCTGATCATCAATGAAGGGGTGACGAACTCGATGAAATATGCGTTTAAAAAAGGGGAGCAGGGAGAAATTCATATCAGCCTGAAAGCTACGGAGGCTTCAGCCTATGAACTGCTGCTTGCGGACAATGGAAAAGGCCTGGATGCAGACTTTGATGTGGATACTGCGGGCTCGCTGGGCTTTCAATTGATCAAAGGGCTGAGTGAGCAATTGGGGGCGCAGCTGGAGATTGTGAACGAGGGTGGGGTGAAGATCAGGGTGTCGGGGATTTTGGTGAAAGGCAACGAGGCAACCAGGCAGTGA
- a CDS encoding RagB/SusD family nutrient uptake outer membrane protein, which translates to MKLINIKLSSAFLLALVLIQGVGCKKNYTDPSKVPPDNALTTARGLTGVVVGLHRVYTFQRASSLYNQITTDGFVTRQLNIINQGNTAEYQLFQGGTAVDGTNTILAGLWTGSNKLIFDANNVLRNAPALVDKGYASGLIAYASIFKALALGNLAMNWDHVPDSISTIGNSVTFITAAEAYNKAIGVLDNALNVIAANPISTQFLANVPAGIDIVNTIHALKARYALNAGNWALALTEANAVDLTKKSTFNFDAVTLNPIWETATSTNNVYQPIDSTMGLPPSIAPSLTDKRVPFYIVVDPPSAQRFKIKGFGATSSSAWPLYLPGEMTLIKAEVSARQNNLPNTIIFLNQVLTKKPADDPFGVGADQPPYAGAVTQPALLEQIYRNRSIELYMSGLRLQDQRRLERPLAERKRNYMPYPFVERDNNTNTPPDPPN; encoded by the coding sequence ATGAAACTGATCAATATAAAATTATCATCCGCCTTCCTGCTGGCCCTGGTCCTCATACAGGGTGTGGGATGTAAGAAGAATTATACCGATCCTTCCAAAGTGCCCCCCGATAATGCATTGACCACCGCACGTGGTCTCACCGGCGTGGTGGTAGGTTTGCATAGGGTATATACCTTCCAGCGCGCCAGCTCCCTCTACAACCAGATAACCACCGATGGGTTTGTGACCAGGCAACTCAACATCATCAACCAGGGCAATACCGCCGAATACCAGTTATTCCAGGGAGGCACCGCCGTTGATGGTACCAACACCATCCTGGCAGGGTTATGGACAGGTAGCAACAAACTCATCTTCGATGCCAACAACGTACTCAGGAATGCACCGGCCCTCGTCGATAAAGGCTACGCCAGCGGGTTGATCGCTTACGCCAGTATTTTCAAAGCCCTGGCACTCGGCAACCTCGCCATGAATTGGGACCATGTACCTGATTCCATTAGTACCATTGGGAACAGTGTAACTTTTATCACCGCTGCCGAAGCGTATAACAAAGCCATCGGCGTGCTCGACAATGCCCTGAATGTGATCGCAGCCAATCCCATCAGCACCCAGTTTCTGGCCAATGTTCCGGCAGGCATCGATATCGTCAATACCATACACGCGTTGAAAGCAAGGTACGCATTGAATGCAGGCAATTGGGCCCTGGCCCTCACCGAGGCCAATGCCGTTGACCTTACCAAAAAATCAACCTTCAATTTCGACGCCGTTACACTCAATCCCATCTGGGAGACCGCTACCTCTACCAACAATGTGTACCAGCCCATCGATTCTACCATGGGATTGCCGCCTTCCATCGCACCCAGCCTCACCGATAAGCGCGTACCTTTCTATATTGTCGTAGATCCGCCTTCTGCACAGCGTTTCAAGATCAAAGGATTCGGTGCCACCTCTTCATCTGCCTGGCCACTCTACCTCCCCGGCGAGATGACACTCATCAAAGCAGAAGTATCCGCACGGCAAAACAACCTGCCCAATACCATCATTTTCCTCAACCAGGTACTCACCAAAAAACCCGCCGACGATCCCTTTGGCGTAGGCGCCGATCAGCCTCCCTATGCAGGTGCTGTTACACAGCCAGCCCTCCTCGAGCAGATATACCGCAACCGCAGTATCGAGCTCTATATGTCTGGGTTGCGCCTGCAGGACCAGCGCCGCCTCGAGCGCCCCCTGGCTGAGCGCAAGCGCAACTATATGCCTTATCCCTTCGTGGAGCGCGACAACAATACCAACACCCCACCCGATCCACCAAACTGA
- a CDS encoding RraA family protein, which translates to MFQFKNLLTAFLLILLAQYTRAQEVQISKEELIALTPEWKGERFPDGRPKVPDKILERMKQVSVEEAWATMKNAGYGYQVAEQWQVINPDSVLVGRAVTAMFMPARPDVWKAIDTVGKKKGRRGQNTWPVDILVKGDVYVADQFGAHRNGPTIGDNVGNAIYARTGNGIVYDGALRDVEGLKEIGGFTSYYTSYDPSYHNPPGDLNTMIVGINRPTRIRTVTVMPGDVVLGKLGVVVFVPPHLAEKVCTTSEIVRLRDMFGHQRLREGKYTAGQIDTRWTADIEKDFSRWVNDHINELPVPKETIQQFLKDRTW; encoded by the coding sequence ATGTTTCAATTTAAAAACCTGCTCACTGCATTTCTCCTGATCCTCCTTGCCCAATACACCAGGGCACAGGAAGTGCAGATCAGCAAAGAAGAACTCATAGCCTTAACACCTGAATGGAAAGGCGAACGCTTTCCCGATGGCAGACCCAAAGTGCCCGATAAGATATTGGAGCGCATGAAACAGGTGAGCGTGGAAGAAGCCTGGGCCACCATGAAAAATGCCGGCTATGGCTACCAGGTAGCCGAGCAATGGCAGGTCATCAATCCCGATAGCGTACTCGTGGGCAGGGCCGTCACCGCCATGTTCATGCCTGCCCGGCCCGATGTGTGGAAAGCCATTGATACCGTGGGTAAGAAGAAAGGCAGGCGCGGACAAAACACCTGGCCCGTGGATATACTCGTGAAGGGTGATGTATACGTGGCCGATCAGTTTGGCGCCCACCGCAACGGTCCCACCATTGGCGATAATGTGGGCAATGCCATCTATGCCCGTACCGGCAACGGCATTGTATACGATGGCGCTTTGCGCGATGTGGAGGGCCTCAAAGAAATTGGTGGCTTTACTTCCTATTACACCAGTTATGATCCTTCTTATCACAATCCGCCGGGCGACCTCAACACCATGATCGTGGGCATCAACCGGCCTACCCGCATCCGCACTGTTACCGTGATGCCCGGCGATGTCGTATTGGGTAAATTAGGAGTGGTCGTATTTGTGCCGCCCCATTTGGCCGAGAAGGTATGTACTACGTCAGAGATTGTACGCCTGCGCGATATGTTTGGCCACCAGCGACTGCGCGAAGGCAAATACACTGCCGGCCAGATCGATACCCGCTGGACCGCCGACATTGAAAAGGATTTTTCCAGATGGGTCAATGACCACATCAATGAATTGCCCGTACCCAAAGAGACCATTCAGCAATTCCTGAAAGACCGTACCTGGTAA